The Apibacter raozihei genome contains a region encoding:
- the fbp gene encoding class 1 fructose-bisphosphatase: MKSINPQTLGEFIIEKQADFQYSSGELSRLLSSIRLAAKVVNQEVNKAGLVDIIGAMGNQNVQGEEQQKLDVFANEVFIAALNNREVVCGVASEENEDFINVKPGTNSHKSKYVVLIDPLDGSSNIDVNVNVGTIFSIYRRVSEEGPVQLEDFLQPGNKQVAAGYVVYGSSTMLVYTTGNGVNGFTLDPALGVFYLSHPDIKIPETGKIYSVNEGNYIKFPQGIKDYIKYCQEENEDRPYTSRYIGSLVADFHRNMLKGGIYLYPSYSHAPKGKLRLLYECNPMAYLAEQAGGKASDGFTRIMDLTPTELHERTPFVCGSKNMVDKVEEFMKNAK, translated from the coding sequence ATGAAATCCATTAATCCTCAGACACTGGGAGAATTTATCATTGAAAAACAAGCGGACTTTCAGTACTCCTCAGGAGAATTATCCAGACTGTTAAGTTCTATACGGCTGGCAGCCAAAGTAGTCAATCAGGAAGTAAATAAAGCCGGTTTGGTTGACATTATCGGGGCTATGGGCAATCAGAATGTCCAGGGCGAAGAACAACAAAAGCTTGATGTTTTTGCTAATGAAGTGTTCATTGCGGCATTAAATAACCGGGAGGTTGTTTGCGGAGTAGCCTCTGAAGAAAATGAAGATTTTATCAATGTTAAGCCGGGAACCAATTCACACAAAAGCAAATATGTGGTTCTCATAGATCCCCTCGACGGATCATCCAACATAGATGTCAATGTAAACGTTGGAACCATCTTTTCCATTTACCGTAGAGTTTCGGAGGAAGGACCCGTACAGCTGGAAGATTTTTTACAGCCGGGCAACAAGCAGGTAGCTGCCGGATATGTAGTTTACGGATCATCCACCATGTTGGTATATACCACAGGTAATGGAGTAAACGGATTTACCCTTGATCCGGCATTAGGTGTTTTTTATCTCTCACATCCGGATATTAAAATCCCCGAAACAGGCAAAATTTATTCCGTTAACGAAGGAAACTATATTAAATTTCCGCAAGGAATAAAAGATTATATAAAATACTGCCAGGAAGAAAATGAGGATCGTCCTTATACCTCCCGTTACATTGGTTCATTAGTAGCCGATTTTCACAGGAATATGCTCAAAGGAGGTATCTATCTGTATCCCTCGTATTCGCATGCACCCAAAGGAAAATTGAGATTGTTATATGAATGCAACCCCATGGCTTATTTAGCAGAACAGGCCGGAGGAAAAGCAAGTGACGGTTTTACACGTATTATGGATCTTACTCCTACAGAACTGCATGAAAGAACCCCTTTTGTTTGCGGTTCCAAAAATATGGTTGATAAAGTAGAAGAATTTATGAAAAATGCAAAATAG
- a CDS encoding aspartate kinase has product MKVYKFGGASVKDAENVRNAVKVLLTAGYENTVVVVSAMGKTTNALEEAVKQYFDSKDYLTQIQVVENNHLNICRELFESSHPIFKEIQLFFSDIISFLRRNKSPNYNFVYDQVVSCGELISTKIISAFLNFSGMNAVWLDIRDYIKSDSTYREARVDWESTLKQFESLDFSGLYITQGFIAADPNYFTTTLGREGSDYTAAILAYCLNAESMTIWKDVPGVMNADPRLFKEACLLNSLSYEEAIELAFYGASVIHPKTLQPLRRKEIPFFVRSFMEPEKPGTSIKKGVAIDPLVPCYIVKNQQHIVNISSKDFSFMQEENLSYIFARLSALNIKVNMISVSAISVCLCIEDKFLTLDQLVDNLKEFFTLAVTRNVTLYTIRHSDADINNNFIKGKVILSEQIVKDTYQVVVKE; this is encoded by the coding sequence ATGAAAGTTTATAAGTTCGGAGGTGCTTCGGTGAAGGATGCAGAGAATGTTAGAAATGCCGTAAAAGTGCTTCTTACTGCCGGATATGAGAATACAGTGGTAGTGGTTTCAGCCATGGGTAAAACAACGAATGCTTTGGAAGAAGCGGTTAAACAATATTTCGATTCTAAAGATTACCTAACACAAATCCAAGTTGTTGAAAATAATCACTTGAATATCTGCCGTGAACTTTTTGAAAGTTCTCATCCTATATTTAAGGAAATTCAACTGTTTTTTTCAGATATAATTTCGTTTTTGCGCAGGAATAAATCTCCGAATTATAATTTTGTATACGATCAGGTTGTAAGCTGCGGCGAATTAATTTCTACCAAAATTATCAGTGCTTTTCTGAATTTTTCAGGCATGAACGCTGTGTGGCTGGATATCCGGGATTATATTAAATCGGATAGTACATACCGGGAAGCCCGCGTAGATTGGGAATCCACATTGAAACAGTTTGAAAGTTTAGACTTTTCCGGGCTTTATATTACACAGGGTTTTATTGCTGCTGATCCTAATTATTTTACAACTACGTTGGGAAGGGAAGGTTCGGATTATACGGCAGCTATACTAGCTTATTGCCTAAATGCAGAAAGTATGACCATCTGGAAAGATGTTCCGGGAGTGATGAATGCAGATCCTCGATTATTCAAGGAAGCCTGTCTTCTGAATTCTCTCTCATATGAAGAAGCTATTGAGCTGGCTTTTTATGGAGCATCGGTCATTCATCCTAAAACCCTGCAACCTCTCAGAAGAAAAGAAATACCTTTTTTTGTACGTTCTTTTATGGAACCGGAAAAGCCTGGTACCTCAATTAAAAAGGGAGTAGCGATAGATCCTTTAGTCCCTTGCTACATAGTTAAAAACCAACAGCATATTGTAAATATTTCATCAAAAGATTTTTCTTTTATGCAGGAAGAAAATTTAAGTTATATCTTTGCCCGTCTTTCTGCTTTAAATATTAAAGTGAATATGATTAGCGTTTCGGCTATATCAGTTTGTTTATGTATTGAAGATAAGTTTCTTACGCTGGATCAGCTAGTAGATAATTTGAAAGAATTCTTTACTTTAGCTGTTACCCGTAATGTAACTTTATATACGATTAGACATTCTGATGCAGATATTAACAATAATTTTATAAAAGGAAAAGTTATATTATCAGAACAAATAGTAAAAGACACCTATCAGGTAGTTGTAAAAGAATAA
- a CDS encoding GNAT family N-acyltransferase, which translates to MSLFSIQDIQSVLKLNKFGFIGKSVSWILMRMLKLDKINNLYDQVKDLPTGEFLTQALEKLGIRYNIHEEDLKRIPEKGPFILVCNHPLGALDGIIVMKILSDIRPDFKMMSNFLIQRIAPLKEVVVPVNPFETRKDSFDSKKGIVEAYRHLKEGHCMVMFPAGEVSHYNAETHEYEDREWTEGGLRFIQKAKVPVIPMYFHAKNSRLFYKMYRIHPDLQTAMLPTEMVRKRTKPIKIRIGKPISVKQQEEYADYKSLGNFLRNKVYMLRSFYTIPKNPFKNVKFLSVSAMAKSANFGEAKPIISETSKDLILKEIELLREFDCQLFTNYQYEVFFTKAERIPSILREIGRLREITFRKVGEGTNEPFDLDEFDQFYDHLFLWDNEKELLVGAYRMGMGQSIYENYGINGFYTASLFEFDSELYPFFRRTIEMGRAFIISEFQQKPLPLFLLWRGIVHVCLRNPYYKYLVGGVSISNQFSNFSKSIMVEFMRSHYFDSYVAQYVHPKNEFKVRLNENEKDLFFEAADNDLNKFDKLIDELEPALRLPVLIKKYFKQNARVIAFNVDPKFNDAIDGLMYIRISDLPENTIRPVLEELQKEMEQKTHSASKEK; encoded by the coding sequence ATGAGTCTATTTTCTATTCAGGATATACAAAGTGTTTTAAAACTTAATAAATTTGGTTTTATAGGGAAATCGGTTTCTTGGATTCTTATGAGAATGCTGAAACTTGATAAAATCAATAATTTATACGATCAAGTTAAAGATTTACCTACGGGAGAATTTTTAACACAGGCTTTGGAAAAACTAGGTATCCGGTATAATATTCATGAAGAAGATCTGAAAAGAATACCTGAAAAAGGACCTTTTATTCTGGTATGTAATCATCCGCTGGGTGCACTGGACGGAATAATCGTAATGAAAATTCTTTCGGATATTCGTCCGGATTTTAAAATGATGTCTAATTTTTTAATTCAAAGAATAGCTCCTTTAAAAGAAGTGGTTGTTCCGGTTAATCCATTTGAAACAAGAAAAGACAGTTTTGACAGTAAAAAAGGAATTGTTGAAGCCTACCGCCATCTTAAAGAGGGTCATTGCATGGTTATGTTTCCAGCCGGAGAGGTTTCTCATTATAACGCAGAAACTCACGAATATGAAGACAGGGAATGGACTGAAGGTGGACTTCGTTTTATTCAGAAAGCTAAAGTTCCTGTAATTCCCATGTATTTTCATGCAAAAAACAGCCGGCTTTTTTATAAGATGTACCGAATACATCCTGATTTACAGACAGCTATGCTTCCTACAGAAATGGTAAGGAAACGTACCAAACCAATTAAAATAAGAATAGGTAAGCCTATTTCTGTGAAACAACAGGAAGAATATGCCGATTACAAAAGCCTCGGTAATTTTTTAAGGAACAAAGTATATATGCTGAGATCGTTTTATACAATTCCTAAAAACCCGTTTAAAAATGTAAAATTCCTTTCCGTTTCTGCTATGGCTAAATCTGCCAATTTCGGAGAGGCAAAGCCTATTATCAGTGAAACTTCGAAAGATCTTATACTTAAAGAAATTGAACTTTTAAGAGAGTTTGATTGTCAGTTATTTACCAATTATCAATACGAAGTATTTTTTACTAAAGCAGAACGTATCCCCAGCATTTTAAGAGAAATCGGACGGTTACGTGAAATCACTTTCAGAAAAGTAGGAGAGGGGACTAATGAACCTTTTGATTTAGATGAATTTGATCAGTTCTATGATCATTTATTTTTATGGGATAATGAAAAAGAACTTTTAGTGGGTGCTTATCGTATGGGTATGGGCCAGTCTATTTATGAAAACTATGGCATCAATGGTTTTTATACGGCTTCACTTTTTGAATTTGATTCGGAATTATATCCTTTTTTCCGCCGTACTATCGAAATGGGCAGAGCTTTTATTATCAGTGAATTCCAGCAAAAACCACTACCTTTATTTCTATTATGGAGAGGTATTGTTCACGTATGTCTCAGAAATCCTTATTATAAATATCTGGTAGGAGGGGTAAGCATAAGTAATCAGTTTTCTAATTTTTCCAAATCCATTATGGTGGAATTTATGAGATCGCATTACTTTGACTCTTATGTTGCTCAATATGTACATCCTAAAAATGAATTTAAAGTACGTTTGAACGAAAATGAAAAGGATCTTTTTTTCGAAGCTGCTGATAATGATCTGAATAAGTTTGATAAACTTATTGATGAACTGGAACCAGCTCTTCGACTTCCTGTTCTTATAAAGAAATATTTTAAACAGAATGCACGAGTTATCGCTTTTAATGTTGATCCTAAATTTAATGATGCTATTGATGGTTTAATGTACATTAGAATCAGTGATTTGCCGGAAAATACTATCAGACCCGTATTGGAAGAACTTCAAAAAGAAATGGAACAGAAAACTCACTCAGCTTCCAAAGAAAAATAA
- a CDS encoding metallophosphoesterase yields the protein MGRTLVIGDIHGGLKALKQVLERSGYSSGDTLIFLGDYVDGWSDTPFLIDYLIELQKFSPCIFIKGNHDAYLLDYLKNKISNPKWLLHGGSISVKNYQGIDQQTILLHIKFLESLNLLHIDESNRLFIHAGFTHMRGVDHEDNPENFCWDRTLWETAVCLDPTLKTNSVLYPKRLTLYHEIYIGHTLTLHINSSIPTVKANVCNMDTGAGFLGKLSILDIVSKEFWQSDSLSSLYPNEKGRNT from the coding sequence ATGGGAAGAACTTTAGTTATCGGTGATATTCACGGAGGTTTAAAGGCATTAAAACAGGTATTGGAACGTTCAGGATATTCTTCAGGAGATACGCTTATTTTCTTGGGTGATTATGTTGATGGTTGGAGTGATACACCTTTTCTTATTGATTATTTAATAGAACTTCAAAAATTTTCTCCTTGCATTTTTATTAAAGGTAACCATGATGCTTATCTATTAGATTACTTAAAAAATAAAATTTCAAATCCTAAATGGCTTCTCCATGGAGGTTCTATTAGTGTGAAAAATTATCAGGGTATAGATCAACAAACTATACTCCTGCATATCAAATTTTTAGAAAGCTTAAATCTTTTGCATATAGATGAAAGTAACCGCCTTTTTATCCATGCTGGTTTTACTCATATGCGAGGAGTTGATCATGAAGATAACCCTGAAAATTTTTGTTGGGATCGAACTTTATGGGAAACTGCAGTGTGTTTGGATCCTACATTAAAAACCAATTCTGTACTTTATCCTAAGAGATTAACGCTTTACCATGAAATATATATCGGCCATACGCTTACGCTACATATTAATTCGTCAATTCCTACTGTTAAGGCAAATGTTTGTAATATGGATACGGGTGCAGGTTTTTTAGGCAAATTATCGATTCTTGATATTGTTTCTAAAGAGTTTTGGCAAAGTGATTCATTATCAAGCTTATACCCTAATGAAAAAGGTAGAAATACTTGA
- a CDS encoding phosphoglycerate kinase, with the protein MKTVNDFNFNGKKALIRVDFNVPQDENLKVTDNTRIVSAKPTIDKILKDGGSAILMTHLGRPKGEVSDKYSLKHIVDEVSKVLGVPVKFVDECVGPKAEQAASELKPGEVLLLENLRFHNEEEKGDAEFAKDLSKLGDIYVNDAFGTAHRAHASTAVIAQYFPSNKCFGLLMAKELEAIQKVLKTGEKPVTAILGGSKVSSKITIIENILPVVDNLIIGGGMTYTFIKAQGGSIGNSICEDDKLDLALDILNKAQEQNVKVYIPEDSVVANDFSNDADIQIVDTKSIPDGWEGLDVGPKTVKTFSEVIKASKTILWNGPLGVFEMPNFAKGTKAIGDAIGEATKNGAFSLVGGGDSVAFVKQNNYTDKVSYVSTGGGAMLESLEGKELPGVAAVLND; encoded by the coding sequence ATGAAAACAGTAAATGATTTTAATTTTAATGGAAAGAAGGCATTGATTCGCGTGGATTTTAATGTTCCTCAGGATGAAAATCTTAAGGTTACTGATAATACAAGGATAGTGTCTGCTAAGCCTACAATTGATAAAATATTAAAGGACGGTGGTTCTGCTATATTAATGACTCACCTGGGAAGACCTAAAGGGGAAGTTAGTGATAAATATTCTTTAAAACATATCGTTGATGAAGTTTCAAAAGTTTTAGGTGTTCCGGTAAAATTTGTTGATGAATGTGTCGGCCCTAAGGCAGAACAGGCTGCTTCTGAATTAAAACCAGGAGAAGTTTTATTACTTGAAAATCTTCGTTTTCATAATGAAGAGGAAAAAGGAGATGCGGAATTTGCTAAAGATTTATCTAAATTAGGTGATATCTATGTGAATGATGCTTTTGGAACTGCTCACAGAGCTCATGCTTCTACGGCTGTAATAGCTCAATATTTCCCTTCAAATAAGTGTTTTGGACTTCTTATGGCAAAAGAGCTGGAAGCTATCCAAAAAGTCCTAAAAACTGGTGAAAAACCGGTTACTGCTATTTTGGGTGGTTCAAAGGTTTCTTCAAAGATTACTATTATTGAAAATATTCTTCCTGTTGTAGATAATTTGATTATCGGGGGAGGAATGACTTACACTTTTATAAAAGCTCAAGGAGGAAGTATTGGAAACTCTATTTGCGAAGATGATAAATTAGATCTTGCTTTGGATATTCTTAATAAAGCTCAGGAACAAAATGTTAAAGTTTATATTCCTGAAGATTCAGTAGTTGCTAATGATTTTTCCAATGACGCTGATATTCAGATAGTTGATACAAAATCTATCCCAGATGGATGGGAAGGTCTGGATGTTGGACCTAAAACGGTTAAAACTTTTTCTGAAGTAATTAAGGCTTCGAAAACCATTTTATGGAATGGTCCTTTAGGTGTGTTTGAAATGCCTAATTTTGCGAAAGGTACTAAAGCTATTGGAGATGCTATTGGTGAAGCTACTAAAAATGGAGCTTTTTCTTTAGTGGGTGGTGGTGATAGTGTTGCTTTTGTAAAGCAAAATAATTACACCGATAAAGTAAGTTATGTTTCAACCGGTGGAGGTGCTATGCTTGAGTCTCTTGAGGGAAAAGAACTTCCTGGCGTTGCTGCTGTTTTAAATGATTAA
- a CDS encoding class I SAM-dependent methyltransferase, producing MKVKDHFLTKEIFEINKSEKYKGVLQTKNIPDNLDKYYDSDEYLSHSKKNNLKSKIYQFIQKLNENYKLKIISKYKSKGKILDYGCGDGSFLNFIKKNNFKVEGYEPNAKAKLNAEIKIGKQYIFDNIDSINSNSYDIITLWHVLEHIPNPEEIILKLKSKLNKEGILIIAVPNFESYDAKFYKENWAAWDVPRHLFHYGKKGAINFFTQNGLNVLHTYPLPFDSFYISLISENYAQNPLGILRFPFIGTISNLKGMKDGNYSSVIYILRN from the coding sequence ATGAAAGTAAAAGATCATTTTCTAACAAAAGAAATTTTCGAAATAAATAAATCAGAAAAATATAAAGGAGTATTACAAACTAAAAATATTCCTGACAATTTAGATAAATACTACGATAGTGACGAATACTTATCACACTCGAAAAAAAATAATTTAAAATCTAAAATTTATCAATTTATACAAAAATTAAATGAAAATTATAAATTAAAAATTATATCAAAATATAAATCAAAAGGTAAAATATTAGATTACGGTTGTGGAGATGGTTCATTTTTAAATTTCATAAAAAAGAATAACTTTAAAGTTGAAGGATATGAACCTAATGCAAAAGCTAAATTAAATGCTGAAATAAAAATTGGTAAACAATATATTTTCGATAATATTGATTCAATCAATTCAAACTCTTACGACATTATAACTTTATGGCATGTTCTTGAACATATACCAAATCCTGAAGAAATTATTCTAAAACTAAAAAGTAAACTAAATAAAGAAGGTATTTTAATAATAGCTGTACCTAATTTTGAATCTTATGATGCAAAATTTTATAAAGAAAATTGGGCAGCCTGGGATGTTCCCAGACATTTATTTCATTATGGAAAAAAAGGTGCCATTAATTTCTTTACTCAAAACGGTTTAAATGTTCTTCACACATACCCCCTACCCTTTGATAGTTTTTATATTTCACTGATTAGTGAAAATTATGCCCAAAATCCATTAGGAATACTAAGGTTTCCTTTTATAGGAACAATATCAAATTTAAAAGGTATGAAAGATGGAAATTATTCTTCAGTAATATATATATTAAGAAATTAA
- the mnmG gene encoding tRNA uridine-5-carboxymethylaminomethyl(34) synthesis enzyme MnmG: MILEKYDVIVVGAGHAGSEAAAAAANLGSKTLLITMNLQNIGQMSCNPAMGGIAKGQIVREIDALGGLSGIVTDKTMIQFKMLNLSKGPAMWSPRAQSDRMKFAEEWRFQLENIPNLDFFQDMVIGLITDNNKIMGVKTSMGVTIYSKSVVLTNGTFLNGLIHIGDKQFGGGRMAEKAAYGITENLIDLGFESGRMKTGTPPRVDGRSIDFSKMEEQKGDENPRKFSYTKTPKLESQRSCYITYTNLKVHETLREGFERSPLFNGTIKSTGPRYCPSIEDKINRFAERERHQIFAEPEGWKTIEYYINGFSTSLPDDVQIKALQLIPGFEKAKLFRPGYAIEYDYFPPTQLKNTLETKIIENLFFAGQINGTTGYEEAAAQGLIAGINAALKVQDREAFTLKRNEAYIGVLIDDLITKGTEEPYRMFTSRAEYRMSLRQDNADERLTPLGFKIGLASKERMKELELKKVSTEECITFIKNLSIKQEETNPILEEKKSTPISQTVKAESILLRPNIILNDLKNIQSINEFLNSKNYADEILEQVEIKIKYKGYIDKELENVEKLNRLENIKIPENFDYSKLNSISTEAKQKFIKFKPETIGQASRISGVSPSDINVLLIYMGR; this comes from the coding sequence ATGATACTAGAGAAATACGATGTAATAGTAGTTGGGGCAGGACATGCAGGTTCCGAAGCAGCAGCTGCTGCAGCTAATTTAGGCTCAAAAACTTTACTTATAACCATGAATTTGCAAAATATTGGTCAAATGTCTTGCAATCCAGCCATGGGGGGAATTGCTAAAGGTCAAATTGTAAGAGAAATTGATGCTTTAGGAGGATTATCAGGTATTGTAACTGATAAAACCATGATACAATTTAAAATGCTAAATTTGTCTAAAGGACCAGCTATGTGGAGTCCAAGAGCACAATCAGACAGAATGAAATTCGCTGAAGAGTGGAGATTTCAATTAGAAAATATTCCAAATTTGGATTTCTTTCAAGATATGGTTATTGGTTTAATTACAGACAATAATAAAATAATGGGAGTTAAAACTTCAATGGGAGTAACTATTTATTCCAAATCAGTAGTTTTAACCAACGGAACGTTTCTAAATGGACTTATTCATATAGGTGATAAACAATTTGGAGGTGGTAGAATGGCAGAAAAAGCAGCTTATGGAATTACTGAAAATTTAATCGATCTTGGTTTTGAATCCGGAAGAATGAAAACAGGTACTCCTCCACGGGTAGATGGAAGAAGTATTGATTTTAGTAAAATGGAAGAACAAAAAGGTGATGAAAATCCACGTAAATTTTCTTATACAAAAACTCCAAAATTAGAAAGTCAAAGAAGCTGTTATATAACATACACCAATTTAAAAGTACACGAAACATTACGCGAAGGTTTTGAAAGATCACCACTGTTTAATGGAACAATAAAAAGCACAGGTCCTAGATATTGTCCGTCAATTGAAGATAAAATTAACAGATTTGCAGAAAGAGAAAGACATCAGATATTTGCAGAACCAGAAGGGTGGAAAACTATTGAATATTATATTAATGGATTTAGCACTTCATTACCTGATGATGTTCAAATTAAAGCCTTACAACTAATTCCTGGTTTTGAAAAAGCTAAATTATTCAGACCTGGCTATGCAATTGAATATGATTACTTCCCTCCTACCCAACTTAAAAATACCTTAGAAACAAAGATTATTGAAAATCTATTTTTTGCAGGACAAATTAATGGTACTACAGGCTATGAAGAAGCTGCTGCTCAAGGATTAATTGCAGGTATAAATGCTGCACTTAAAGTTCAGGATAGAGAAGCATTTACTTTGAAACGTAATGAAGCTTATATAGGCGTTTTAATAGACGATCTAATAACAAAAGGTACAGAAGAACCTTATCGGATGTTTACGTCACGTGCTGAATACAGAATGAGCCTACGTCAAGATAATGCAGACGAACGTTTAACTCCATTAGGTTTTAAAATAGGATTAGCATCTAAAGAAAGAATGAAAGAATTAGAGCTTAAAAAAGTAAGCACAGAAGAATGTATCACTTTTATCAAAAATCTTTCTATCAAACAAGAAGAAACCAATCCTATATTAGAAGAAAAAAAATCTACACCTATTAGTCAAACGGTAAAAGCAGAAAGTATTCTTTTAAGACCTAATATTATTTTAAATGATTTAAAAAATATTCAATCAATTAATGAATTTTTAAATTCAAAAAATTATGCTGATGAAATTTTAGAACAGGTAGAAATTAAAATTAAATATAAAGGATATATAGATAAAGAACTTGAAAATGTAGAAAAACTTAACAGACTCGAAAATATAAAAATTCCTGAAAATTTTGATTATTCAAAACTTAATAGTATTTCTACAGAGGCTAAACAAAAATTTATCAAATTTAAGCCCGAAACTATTGGTCAGGCAAGTAGAATTAGTGGGGTATCACCTTCTGATATAAATGTATTGTTAATATACATGGGTAGATAA
- the ybeY gene encoding rRNA maturation RNase YbeY has translation MIHYFSNNNFKLKEKLKRKKWLKQAIINENKKVGDINYIFCSDEQLLDINIKYLQHNYYTDIITFDYRENDLISGDIYISTDRIQENAENLNESFEDELNRVLIHGVLHIIGYKDKSTDDSLLMRTKENYYINIFKNT, from the coding sequence ATGATACATTATTTTTCGAACAACAACTTCAAATTAAAAGAAAAATTAAAGAGAAAAAAATGGCTAAAACAAGCTATTATAAACGAAAATAAAAAAGTAGGAGATATTAATTATATTTTCTGTTCAGATGAACAACTTTTAGACATTAATATTAAATATTTACAACATAATTATTATACAGATATAATTACTTTTGACTACAGAGAAAACGACTTAATATCTGGGGATATTTATATATCTACAGATAGAATTCAAGAAAATGCTGAAAATCTTAATGAATCATTTGAAGATGAATTAAACAGAGTATTAATTCATGGAGTATTACACATCATAGGTTATAAAGATAAGAGTACAGATGATTCATTGCTCATGAGAACAAAAGAAAATTACTATATTAATATATTTAAAAATACATAA
- a CDS encoding pyridoxamine 5'-phosphate oxidase family protein — MNDIEKLIGDLIDHETLAFIGSIDDEGYPNIKAMLAPRKREKLKIFYFTTTSSSIKMDHYKENPKSSIYFCNHNSFTGIMFKGKMEILTDYETKKMIWREGDQEYFLRGIDDPDFSVLKFTAESGRYYSNFKSESFEID, encoded by the coding sequence ATGAATGATATTGAAAAATTAATAGGAGATTTAATTGATCATGAAACTTTGGCTTTCATTGGTTCAATCGATGATGAAGGTTATCCGAACATAAAAGCGATGTTAGCACCTAGAAAAAGAGAAAAATTAAAAATATTTTATTTTACAACCACTTCTTCTTCTATAAAAATGGATCACTACAAAGAAAATCCTAAATCATCTATATATTTTTGTAATCATAACTCTTTTACAGGAATTATGTTTAAAGGAAAAATGGAGATTTTAACTGATTATGAAACAAAAAAAATGATTTGGAGAGAAGGAGATCAGGAATATTTTCTAAGAGGAATAGATGATCCCGATTTTTCAGTTTTAAAATTTACAGCTGAATCGGGAAGATATTACAGCAATTTTAAATCAGAAAGCTTTGAAATAGATTAA